Genomic segment of bacterium:
CCCGGCGCCAGATCCGGGATGTCCAGCGCAAAGCCGCCGGTGTAGCACGCGGTGCCGCTGCCAGGAGTGCAGGTGGCGAAGGCGCCGCCCGCCTCCTCCTCGCCGTTGGGACCCTCTATCGCCTCGCCCACGACCTCGACGTAGAATATCCCCTCGCGCGGATAGTCGTACACCGCCTCGAGTATGGCGCGATGATAGATCACGCCCTCCTCTTCCTCTCCCACTTCGTCGGGATTCTTGGGGATCCAGCGTTCGTTGTCTCCCGTGACCCAGCCGCCGTAAGCGGCCTGGGAGGGCTCGAGGTTCATGGGCGCGTACGTGACGCTCACCTGCATGGAGCTGCCGGGCGGGATCACGACGTCCGCGGTCCCGACCGCCTGTCCTCCGACCGTGATCCCGTCTATGCGGAAGTGGCCGGCGGAGTTGGAGCCGCGATCGAAACCTATCGCGCGCATGTGCTGCTCCTCATCGTTCGAGCTGTTGCCTATCACTATCGTCTTGCTCGCGCTCTCGGTCACCGCGGTCTCGTCGAACACCTCCGTCTGATACACGACGAATGAGCCGCCCTCGGAGCATGCGCTGAGCGCGATGAGGAGCAACGCGATACCAAGGAGTTTGCGAATTTGTGATATGTTGATCATGTTTTCGTAATCAGTTCTCAGTTTTCAGTTATCTGTTTTCCATTTCTCCCAGTCCAGACGCACGGCGCCATCGCCATGCAGCATCGGCACCACACACTTATCGACCCCCGGCCGATAAAGTTGCGTCAAAAAAACCGCGGGCGAACAAACGCCTACGGTTAAATTAGCCTTATAAATCAACTTATTGGATTATTTTGCGGTTTATGAACTCCCGGGCCGCCTTCTCTATCTCCGGGTTGTCGGTGAGCGCCACCGGATATTTGCCGGTGAAACAGGCGTCGCAGAACCACTCGCGTCTCCCCTTCTTGTCGAACCAGTAGAGCCCGTCGTGCGAAAGATAGCCCAGCGAGTCCGCGGTGATGAACTCGCGTATCTCCTCGATCGTCTGGCTCGCGGCGATCAGCTCCTTGCGGGTGGGGGTGTCGATGCCGTAGAAACAGGGCCACGCGGTCGGGGGGCTGGAGATGCGAACGTGCACCTCTTTCGCCCCTGCCCTGCGTATCATCTTCACGATCTTCATGCTCGTGGTCCCGCGCACTATCGAGTCGTCGATCACGATCACACGTTTGTCCTTGATGATCTCGCGCACGGGATTGAGTTTGATGCGCACGCCGAAGTGGCGGATCTCGCTCTTGGGCTCGATGAAGGTGCGGCCCACGTAGTGGTTGCGTATCAGCCCCATCTCGAACGGGATGCCGGATTCCTGGGAGTATCCGATGGCCGCTGGCACGCCGGAGTCGGGCACCGGGACCACCATATCCGCCTCCACCGGGTGCTCCTTCGCAAGCTGCACACCAAAGCCCTTGCGGATCGGGTACACGTCGCGGTCGAATACGTGGCTGTCCGGCCTCGCGAAGTAGATGTATTCGAATATGCAGTGCTGCTTCTTCTTCCCCTCTCCGTTGAGTGCGCCCTTGTAGGAACGCATGCCGCCGTTCTCGAAGAGGACGATCTCGCCCGGCTCTATCTCGCGGAGATAGGTCGCGTCGATGAGGTCCAGCGCGCAGGTCTCGGAGGCCGCGATGTACGACTCGCCCAGCTGGCCCAGGACCAGGGGCCTGAAGCCCCAGGGGTCGCGCGCCGCGATCATGGCGTCGTCCGCGAGGAAGACCAGGGAGTACGCGCCCTCGACCCTGCGCAGGGCTCGCGAGATCCGCTCGACGAGCGAACCCTCGCGCTCGCGGGCGATGAGGTGCATGATCACCTCGCTGTCCATCGTCGACTGGAAGATGGAACCCTGCTGCTCGAGCTCTTTTCGGAGGGCGAGGGCGTTGGTGAGATTGCCGTTGTGCGCGATCGCGAGGTTCCCCTCGGCCGTGTTCACGACAAAGGGCTGCGCGTTCTCGATGTGCGAGCCGCCGGCAGTGGAATAGCGCACGTGGCCTATGGCCGAGGATCCGGCGAGCTCGGCTATGACGGCGCGGCTGAAGCAGTCGGCGACGTGCCCCATCGCTTTGTGCTGGAGGAATACGCCCTTCCGGCTCGAGACTATGCCTGCGCTCTCCTGACCGCGATGCTGCTGCGCGTAGAGCGAGAGATAGGCGATGTTCGACGCCTCGCTATGATTGTGCACTCCGACTATTCCGCACATGGATATTACCCCGTCACTTCATGCCGACGAGATTCTCGAGGGCCGTGGACCACTTCCTATGGAGCTGCTGGACCTCCACTGAGAGGAGGCCCTTGATCTCGAGCATCCTTCCGCCGACCCTGCCGATCCTCTTGGCAGGCGCGCCCAACTCCTTTGATATCGAGATGACCGCGTCGAGGTCTTTCGGGCTGCACGAGACTATGATGGTCGCGGCGCTCTCGCCGAATAGCAGGACGTCGGGCCGCGCCTTTGAATCCAGATCGACCGCAGCACCCAGCATCCCCCTCTTGCCGGAGATGGAGCACTCGGCCAGCGCAGCCGCGATGCCGCCCTCCGACAGGTCGTGCGCGGATTTCGCAAGGCCGCGTTTGATCAGCGTGCGAACCGCGTTCTGCACCGACTTCTCCCTCGCAAAATCCAGCTGCGGCGGCCTGCCCGCGACCTTGTTGTGCATGGCCTTGAGATACTCGCTGCCGCCCAGGTCCGGCTCGTGCCAGCCGAGCAGCACGA
This window contains:
- a CDS encoding AIR synthase-related protein, translating into VLLGWHEPDLGGSEYLKAMHNKVAGRPPQLDFAREKSVQNAVRTLIKRGLAKSAHDLSEGGIAAALAECSISGKRGMLGAAVDLDSKARPDVLLFGESAATIIVSCSPKDLDAVISISKELGAPAKRIGRVGGRMLEIKGLLSVEVQQLHRKWSTALENLVGMK
- the purF gene encoding amidophosphoribosyltransferase, which produces MCGIVGVHNHSEASNIAYLSLYAQQHRGQESAGIVSSRKGVFLQHKAMGHVADCFSRAVIAELAGSSAIGHVRYSTAGGSHIENAQPFVVNTAEGNLAIAHNGNLTNALALRKELEQQGSIFQSTMDSEVIMHLIAREREGSLVERISRALRRVEGAYSLVFLADDAMIAARDPWGFRPLVLGQLGESYIAASETCALDLIDATYLREIEPGEIVLFENGGMRSYKGALNGEGKKKQHCIFEYIYFARPDSHVFDRDVYPIRKGFGVQLAKEHPVEADMVVPVPDSGVPAAIGYSQESGIPFEMGLIRNHYVGRTFIEPKSEIRHFGVRIKLNPVREIIKDKRVIVIDDSIVRGTTSMKIVKMIRRAGAKEVHVRISSPPTAWPCFYGIDTPTRKELIAASQTIEEIREFITADSLGYLSHDGLYWFDKKGRREWFCDACFTGKYPVALTDNPEIEKAAREFINRKIIQ